From the Nodularia sp. NIES-3585 genome, one window contains:
- a CDS encoding single-stranded DNA-binding protein: MSINIVTLVGRVGGDPDIKYFESGTVKCRLTLAVDRRSRNSDEPDWFNLELWGKTAEVAGNYVRKGKQIAVKGSLRFNTWSDRQTGANRSTPVIYVDQLDLLGSKRDAEGGMSDMPSEHF; the protein is encoded by the coding sequence ATGAGCATTAACATTGTCACCCTTGTTGGTCGTGTCGGCGGCGATCCAGATATTAAATATTTTGAGTCCGGTACAGTAAAGTGTAGATTAACATTAGCGGTTGATCGTAGATCCCGTAATAGCGATGAACCTGACTGGTTCAATTTAGAATTATGGGGCAAAACCGCAGAGGTAGCCGGCAACTATGTGCGTAAGGGTAAGCAAATTGCTGTTAAAGGTTCCTTAAGATTTAATACTTGGAGCGATCGCCAAACTGGTGCAAACCGATCTACACCAGTGATTTACGTAGACCAATTAGATTTGTTAGGTTCCAAGCGAGATGCAGAAGGCGGTATGTCAGATATGCCTTCAGAACACTTTTAA
- a CDS encoding SIMPL domain-containing protein — translation MYGAALSGSRFRAGNCWKTLPLALVLCLIFIPAGLAQEKENLLRTLTVSGRGVETIPTSLTQVSMSVEVQGKTAEEAQQDAARRSSAVVALLKNRNVEKLQTTGIRLNPIYSYTDNVQRITGYTANNTVSFRIATDKAGTLLDEAVKVGATQINGVSFIASDQAIASAQQQALRQATQNAQQQANAVFSTLGFQAKEVVSIQVNGASAPPPPMLQRAEAAKLASADASTPVIGGEQQVEASVTLQISY, via the coding sequence ATGTATGGAGCCGCTTTATCCGGTTCTCGGTTTCGGGCTGGGAACTGTTGGAAAACTTTACCATTAGCTTTGGTATTATGTCTAATTTTTATCCCGGCTGGGTTAGCCCAAGAAAAAGAAAATTTGTTGCGAACTCTGACAGTTAGTGGTCGCGGTGTGGAAACTATTCCTACTAGCCTGACACAAGTCAGTATGTCTGTGGAAGTTCAGGGTAAAACGGCAGAGGAAGCACAACAAGACGCGGCTCGCCGGTCATCAGCTGTGGTCGCTTTGCTCAAAAACCGCAATGTGGAAAAATTACAAACTACTGGTATCCGCCTCAATCCAATTTATAGTTATACCGATAATGTGCAACGCATTACTGGATATACGGCTAATAACACTGTGAGTTTTCGCATTGCTACCGATAAAGCCGGTACGCTTTTAGATGAAGCTGTGAAAGTCGGTGCTACGCAAATCAACGGTGTGAGTTTTATTGCTAGTGATCAGGCGATCGCCTCTGCTCAACAACAAGCACTCAGACAAGCCACCCAAAATGCTCAACAACAAGCTAATGCTGTTTTCAGTACACTAGGTTTCCAGGCTAAGGAAGTGGTAAGTATTCAAGTTAATGGTGCAAGTGCGCCCCCACCACCTATGTTGCAACGTGCTGAAGCGGCTAAGTTAGCTAGCGCAGATGCTTCCACTCCTGTCATTGGTGGAGAACAGCAGGTAGAAGCATCGGTAACACTGCAAATTAGTTATTAG
- a CDS encoding RNA-guided endonuclease TnpB family protein codes for MRTLKFKLYQHKRNRYLKRMINASGVIYNHAIALHKRYYRMWGKHLGCAKLQSHIAKLRKRNPFWQSVGSQAVQNICQRIEKAYQLFFQHHKKGVRPPGFKKVKKYKSFTLKQAGYKFLGGNRVKIGHRVYQFWQSREIEGTVKTLTIKRTPLGELFMVVVVDEGGKPKVEVKTGKIAGFDFGLKTFLTCSDGTKVESPQFFKQSLHLIKKAHRHHCAKSKGSANRERARKNLVRRYEDISHKRRDWFWKLAHELTDKFDLLCFETLNLLGMQRLWGRKISDLAFGEFLQILEWVAQKKNKRVIFIDRWYPSSKTCANCGHLLDSLDLSVRQWRCPSCQSVNSRDENAALNIKMVGASTIGLGDVRQALPAIAV; via the coding sequence ATGAGGACACTAAAGTTTAAGCTTTATCAACACAAGCGGAATAGATACCTCAAGCGCATGATTAATGCTTCTGGGGTAATCTATAATCATGCAATTGCCCTACACAAACGATACTATCGAATGTGGGGTAAGCACTTAGGTTGTGCCAAACTTCAGTCTCATATTGCCAAATTAAGAAAGCGTAATCCGTTTTGGCAATCAGTAGGTTCTCAAGCAGTACAAAATATTTGCCAACGCATTGAGAAAGCCTACCAACTATTTTTTCAACACCACAAAAAAGGAGTTAGACCCCCAGGATTTAAGAAAGTCAAAAAGTATAAATCATTCACCCTTAAACAAGCAGGTTATAAGTTTTTGGGTGGCAACAGAGTGAAAATTGGTCATCGAGTCTATCAATTTTGGCAGTCGAGAGAAATAGAGGGAACAGTCAAAACTCTCACCATTAAACGCACACCATTGGGTGAGTTGTTCATGGTTGTAGTTGTTGATGAAGGTGGTAAACCCAAAGTTGAAGTCAAGACAGGTAAAATCGCTGGCTTTGACTTTGGTTTAAAAACATTTCTCACTTGCTCCGATGGCACAAAAGTTGAATCTCCCCAATTTTTCAAACAATCGCTTCATCTGATTAAAAAAGCTCACAGACACCACTGTGCAAAGTCCAAAGGGTCGGCTAATCGTGAAAGAGCTAGAAAGAATCTGGTACGCAGGTATGAAGATATTTCTCACAAAAGACGCGATTGGTTTTGGAAATTAGCACATGAGTTAACTGACAAGTTTGATCTGCTGTGTTTTGAAACCTTAAACCTCTTGGGGATGCAACGTCTTTGGGGGAGAAAAATATCAGACCTAGCTTTTGGCGAATTTCTGCAAATCTTAGAATGGGTGGCTCAAAAGAAGAACAAACGTGTGATATTTATTGACCGATGGTATCCCAGCAGTAAGACTTGTGCTAATTGTGGACATCTTTTAGACAGTTTAGATTTGTCAGTTAGACAGTGGCGTTGTCCCTCTTGTCAGTCAGTCAACTCCAGAGATGAGAACGCCGCGCTTAATATTAAAATGGTTGGGGCATCAACCATCGGGTTAGGCGATGTCAGACAGGCTTTGCCTGCAATCGCTGTTTGA
- a CDS encoding cation:proton antiporter, which yields MQFFDAINVYFPLLASTTETADSSMVIGAVLLSLVVIYLSSKLGGELSNRVGLPPVLGELLGGVVVGISVLHLLVFPEGGTDSSNSLIMTFLQMTAGLTPEATPAVFEAQSEVISVLAELGVIILLFEIGLESNLKDLISVGAQAAIVAVVGVVVPFTAGTVGLMLLFGVAAVPAIFAGAALTATSIGITSKVLSELGKLTSKEGQIILGAAVMDDVLGIIVLAVVASLAKDGAVDVNNVIYLIISASGFLIGAVVLGNIFNKSFVAIADQLKTRGELVIPAFIFAFAMAYLASVIQLEAILGAFAAGLVLEETDKRKELQKQVIPIADILVPIFFVTVGAKTDLGVLNPAIPSNREGLIMAIFLIAVAIIGKVITGFSVFGQPQINRLAIGVGMIPRGEVGLVFAGVGAASGVLSKSLGAAIIMMVITTTFLAPPLLRFVFPESDNLVADQDKLILDGATGTPLIVEKPPSIVSTVNDANNREDSPDYEDKSSKT from the coding sequence ATGCAGTTTTTCGATGCAATCAACGTATATTTTCCCCTGCTGGCGAGTACAACAGAAACAGCAGACAGTTCAATGGTGATAGGCGCAGTATTACTGAGTTTAGTAGTAATTTATCTGTCCAGTAAACTGGGTGGGGAGTTATCCAACCGAGTAGGTTTACCGCCTGTCTTAGGTGAACTCTTAGGAGGTGTGGTTGTGGGCATCTCTGTTTTGCATCTGTTAGTTTTTCCAGAAGGTGGCACAGATAGTTCTAATTCTTTAATCATGACCTTCCTGCAAATGACTGCGGGTTTAACTCCTGAAGCTACCCCAGCAGTATTTGAGGCACAATCAGAGGTGATTTCCGTCTTAGCAGAACTGGGTGTAATCATTCTGCTATTTGAAATTGGTTTGGAGTCGAACTTAAAAGACCTGATATCAGTCGGGGCCCAAGCTGCCATAGTGGCAGTAGTAGGGGTAGTTGTACCTTTTACCGCTGGTACTGTGGGATTGATGCTTTTGTTTGGTGTTGCTGCTGTGCCAGCGATTTTTGCAGGGGCGGCTTTGACTGCTACTAGTATTGGCATTACTTCCAAAGTGCTTTCAGAATTAGGTAAACTCACTTCCAAAGAAGGGCAGATTATTCTGGGTGCGGCTGTCATGGACGATGTGTTGGGAATCATCGTTCTCGCAGTAGTTGCCAGCCTAGCTAAAGATGGCGCGGTAGACGTGAACAACGTGATATATCTGATTATCAGCGCCAGTGGTTTTCTGATCGGTGCCGTCGTACTAGGTAATATTTTCAACAAGAGCTTTGTAGCGATCGCTGACCAACTCAAAACACGTGGCGAACTGGTGATCCCAGCATTCATCTTCGCCTTTGCAATGGCATACTTGGCCTCCGTCATCCAATTAGAAGCAATTTTGGGAGCTTTTGCCGCGGGTTTAGTCTTAGAGGAAACTGATAAACGCAAAGAATTGCAAAAACAAGTTATACCTATTGCCGATATTCTAGTACCAATTTTCTTTGTGACTGTTGGGGCAAAAACTGACTTGGGAGTGTTGAACCCAGCCATCCCCAGCAATCGCGAAGGTTTAATTATGGCAATCTTCCTGATTGCAGTGGCTATTATCGGTAAAGTAATTACAGGTTTCAGCGTGTTTGGTCAACCCCAAATCAACCGTTTAGCAATTGGTGTGGGGATGATTCCTCGCGGTGAAGTCGGTTTGGTCTTTGCTGGTGTCGGTGCTGCTAGCGGTGTTCTGTCTAAATCACTAGGGGCGGCAATTATCATGATGGTCATTACTACAACTTTTTTAGCTCCCCCATTGTTACGCTTCGTATTTCCAGAATCAGACAACTTGGTAGCAGACCAAGACAAACTGATTTTAGACGGTGCAACTGGAACACCGTTGATAGTAGAAAAACCTCCATCAATA